GGAGGACCTGGTCCCCCTCGGCAAGCCCCTCCAGCACCGCCACCTGGGTGGGGCCCTCCAGGCCCAGGCGGACCGGGACCCGCTCGGTGGAACCGTCGGGCCGCAGGACGGTGACGAAGGCCTGGCCGCGGGCCCGCTCCACCGCCCGCCGGGGCAGGACGAGGACATCCCGGGCCTCCTCCACCACGATCTCCCCGTCCCCCGTCATCCCCGGGCGCAGGCGGGGGTCGGGGGGCAGGCGGACGCTCACCCGGAAGACGGGGATGTTGCTCACCAGCTCCCCCCGGGGGCTCACCGCCGCCACCTCCCCCAGAAAGGCCTGGCCGGGAAAGGCTTCGAAGGTGGCCCGGACCCGCTGGCCGGGGCGCACCCGGGCCACCTCGGTCTCGTCCACCTCCAGGACCAGCCGGAAGGCCTCCCCCTCCCCCAGGGCCAGGAGAGGGGTGCCGGGGCCCACCTGGGCCCCGGGGCTGGCCGCCACCCGCAAGACGGTGCCCGGGAAGGGGGCCCGCAGGGTGGCGGCCTCCAGGGCCGCCCGGGCTTCCTCCAGGGCCAGGCGGGCCTGGGCCAAGGCCGCCTCCTGGCCCCGGAGCTCCTCCCGCAACTGGGCCTCCCGCTGGGCCAGGGCCTCCCGCTGGGCCCGGAGGTCCTCCTCGGCCCGGAGAAGGGCCCGCTCCGCCCGGCGGTGGGCCTCCTCCGCCTCCAGGAGGGCCTGGCGGCTCAGCCCCCCTGCCGCGTAGACGGTGCGGGCCCCCTCCAGGTGCCTCCGGGCGGCCTCCAGGGCCTCCTCCGCTTCCGCCCGGGCGAGCTCCGCCCCGCGGAGGGCGGCCCTCAGGGAGGCCAGGCCCCCCTCCCCCTGAACCCGGGCCAGGGCCAAGGAGGCCTCCGCCCGGGCCCAGGCGGCCTCGGCCTCCGCCACCCGACGCCGGAAGGGCTCGGGATCCAGCCGCGCCAGGGGCTCCCCCGCCGCCACCCCCTGCCCCTCCGCGGCGATCCAGGCCAGGGTGCCGGAGACCGCAGGGTACACCTCCTGCACCCGCCAGGCCTCGAGGGTCCCCGAGGCCAGGACGGTGGCCCGCACCTCCCCCCGGACCGCCCGCACCACCTGGGGGGGCTCCTCCCGAGGGGGCTCCGGCCGGGGGCGGAAGGCCCAAAAGGCCCCCGCGAGGAGGAGCGCCCCCAGCAGGACCCACCCGCGCCTCACCGCCCCACCTCCAGGAAGCCCGTGAGGTCCCGCCCTGCGGCCACCCCCAGGGCGGCCAGGGCCCGCCAGTAGGCGTTGTGGGCCTCCAGGAGGGCCTGCCGGGCCTGGAGGAGGGCCACCTCCTCCCGCTCCAGCTCCAGCCGGCTCACCGTGCCCGCGGCGAAGGCGGACCGGGCCACCGCCAGGGCCCGCTCCTGGTTGGCCAGGCCCTCCCGGGCGGTCTGCACCCCGTTCCAGGCCGCCTGGGCCTGGGCGTGGGCGGCCTCCAGGCCGGAGAGGGCCTGGGCCCGGAGGTTGGCCCAGCTCCCCCGGGCGGCCTCCAGCCCCGCCCGGGCCCGCTCCAGGGCCAGGCGGGGGGTGTAGTCGTTGTCCGCCAGGCGCACCTGGAGCTCGGCCAGCGCCACCGCCTGCCGGGCCTCCACCAGGGCGGGAAGCCGCTCCTCCAGGCCCAGGGCCAGCTCCTCCAGGGAAAGGCCCGGGGGGCCGGGCTCCGGCAGGGGGGCCAGGCGGACCCCGGGAGGGAGGCCTGCCCCCAGGGCCGCCTCCAGGGTCCGCTTGAGGGCCAGGCGCTGGGCGGCAAGCCCCTCCAGGGCCAGGGCCACCGCCCGCAGCTCGGCCTCCGCCCGGACCAGGTCCAGCTCGGTGGCGTTGCCCACCTCCTTCCTGGCCCGCACCACCGCCAGGTTCCGCTCCGCCAGGGCCCTTTGCGCCCGCAACACCCCCTCCCGCTCCTGGGCCTCCAAGAGGGCGGCGTAGGCAGCGAGCACCTCCTGCAGGAGGGAAAGGCGCCGCTGGGCCACGGCCACCTCCGCCAGGGCCAGGGCCTGCCGGGCCTGGGTAAGGGGGAGGACCAGGGTGCCGGGGTCGGCCTCCAGGGCCCTGAGCTCCGCCGCGGCGCTTTCCCGGGAGATCAGGGCGTTCCGGTAGCCGGGGTTCTGCCCCAGGGCCACCTCC
The genomic region above belongs to Thermus thermamylovorans and contains:
- a CDS encoding TolC family protein; the encoded protein is MKRLAIPLLLGLPALAQPALDFPGAWEVALGQNPGYRNALISRESAAAELRALEADPGTLVLPLTQARQALALAEVAVAQRRLSLLQEVLAAYAALLEAQEREGVLRAQRALAERNLAVVRARKEVGNATELDLVRAEAELRAVALALEGLAAQRLALKRTLEAALGAGLPPGVRLAPLPEPGPPGLSLEELALGLEERLPALVEARQAVALAELQVRLADNDYTPRLALERARAGLEAARGSWANLRAQALSGLEAAHAQAQAAWNGVQTAREGLANQERALAVARSAFAAGTVSRLELEREEVALLQARQALLEAHNAYWRALAALGVAAGRDLTGFLEVGR
- a CDS encoding efflux RND transporter periplasmic adaptor subunit, with protein sequence MRRGWVLLGALLLAGAFWAFRPRPEPPREEPPQVVRAVRGEVRATVLASGTLEAWRVQEVYPAVSGTLAWIAAEGQGVAAGEPLARLDPEPFRRRVAEAEAAWARAEASLALARVQGEGGLASLRAALRGAELARAEAEEALEAARRHLEGARTVYAAGGLSRQALLEAEEAHRRAERALLRAEEDLRAQREALAQREAQLREELRGQEAALAQARLALEEARAALEAATLRAPFPGTVLRVAASPGAQVGPGTPLLALGEGEAFRLVLEVDETEVARVRPGQRVRATFEAFPGQAFLGEVAAVSPRGELVSNIPVFRVSVRLPPDPRLRPGMTGDGEIVVEEARDVLVLPRRAVERARGQAFVTVLRPDGSTERVPVRLGLEGPTQVAVLEGLAEGDQVLLPQRPAGSRPAGSGGGVRLPLPGVGR